From a single Cytophagales bacterium WSM2-2 genomic region:
- the yffB gene encoding arsenate reductase, translating to MTIYGIKNCNTVKSAIEWLNKNKIEFKFHDYKKEGITTVKLSEWCKQVGWESLVNKRGTTWRQLEEADQNKIVNEKSAIALMIEKTSVIKRPLIEENGKVLLLGFDEAEYKKVLK from the coding sequence ATGACTATCTACGGCATAAAAAATTGTAACACTGTAAAATCAGCTATCGAGTGGCTGAACAAAAACAAAATTGAATTCAAGTTCCATGATTATAAAAAGGAAGGAATTACGACTGTCAAGCTCAGCGAATGGTGCAAGCAGGTTGGCTGGGAGAGTCTTGTAAATAAACGCGGTACTACCTGGCGCCAGTTAGAGGAAGCCGATCAAAATAAAATTGTCAATGAGAAATCAGCAATTGCGTTGATGATTGAAAAAACGAGTGTCATCAAACGACCATTGATTGAAGAGAACGGCAAAGTATTGCTTCTGGGTTTTGATGAAGCAGAGTATAAGAAGGTGTTGAAATAA
- the uspA_3 gene encoding universal stress protein UspA: MPALDAYRQALDICAQSNGEIHLLHVIEPPLMSDTMMMPALNFDAELIKELKEKAENQFKKLVTNSSQGAKKIFYDTRFGAVSTSILECIEKNNIDLVVMGSTGASGLKEYLLGSNAERVVRHSPVPVLVVKKYNNQPIKNIVFPNNLDMDYQEDLILKVKGLQNFFKAKLHIVYINTPASFIVDSITREKLEDFAERFMFENYTINVFNHVSLETGMLEFCKMINGNLIALGTHGRKGINHLMNGSITEDLVNHTKTLVWTYTLKNEAVAS, translated from the coding sequence ATGCCGGCACTCGATGCCTATCGTCAGGCTTTGGATATTTGTGCTCAGTCCAACGGAGAAATTCATTTGCTGCATGTAATTGAGCCCCCGTTGATGAGCGACACAATGATGATGCCCGCATTGAATTTTGATGCCGAACTCATAAAAGAACTGAAAGAAAAAGCAGAGAATCAATTCAAGAAATTGGTTACAAACAGTAGTCAAGGCGCTAAGAAAATATTCTACGATACTCGATTCGGAGCCGTCTCGACATCCATTTTGGAGTGTATTGAAAAAAATAACATTGACCTCGTGGTGATGGGATCTACTGGTGCTAGCGGCCTTAAAGAATATTTGTTAGGCTCTAATGCGGAACGTGTCGTACGTCATTCGCCAGTTCCTGTTTTGGTAGTAAAGAAGTATAATAACCAACCCATTAAAAATATAGTCTTCCCGAACAATCTTGACATGGATTACCAGGAAGATTTGATCTTGAAAGTGAAGGGCCTTCAAAATTTCTTTAAAGCCAAGCTCCACATCGTTTATATCAACACACCGGCCAGTTTTATTGTCGATTCTATAACACGCGAGAAGCTGGAAGATTTTGCTGAACGATTTATGTTCGAAAACTACACGATCAATGTTTTCAATCACGTCTCGCTGGAAACAGGTATGCTTGAATTCTGTAAAATGATTAATGGCAATTTAATTGCGCTGGGAACACATGGGCGCAAGGGCATAAATCATTTAATGAATGGAAGTATAACTGAAGACCTGGTCAATCACACAAAAACACTCGTCTGGACGTATACGCTGAAGAATGAAGCTGTTGCATCTTAG